From a region of the Deltaproteobacteria bacterium genome:
- a CDS encoding FtsQ-type POTRA domain-containing protein, translating to MKKIFFKKRNRKRIRRKQRYRFVYKFILLILSLSSLWVGAAYFAKRSQFFALSEVKIQGTFYKLDPEKVKQVAGLTLGVNLFQINLDELKSKVLQLGDIKSVFVNRKLPTHLVIYVEEYRPIFILRSNDAYFYVDQGGAVFKEITQTQDSRDFPYLTGMSTVDAQAIQLALNLRESYQKKGLDNALPISELNFDKNNGFTLYPEKKKYSIKIGSDHFDDKFQKLFLALDQINHSDGSISSVDLNYLGKILVKL from the coding sequence TTGAAAAAAATTTTCTTTAAAAAAAGAAATCGCAAAAGAATTCGCCGCAAACAAAGGTATCGGTTTGTTTATAAATTTATTTTGCTCATTTTGAGTTTGAGTTCGCTATGGGTTGGGGCTGCTTATTTTGCCAAGCGCTCCCAGTTTTTTGCCTTGAGTGAAGTAAAAATCCAAGGGACTTTTTACAAATTAGACCCTGAAAAAGTTAAGCAAGTTGCAGGCTTAACGCTTGGCGTCAATTTATTTCAAATCAATTTAGACGAACTGAAAAGCAAAGTCCTGCAATTGGGCGACATCAAATCCGTTTTTGTTAATCGAAAACTGCCCACGCACTTGGTGATTTATGTCGAGGAATATCGGCCCATTTTTATCTTACGTTCCAACGATGCTTATTTTTATGTTGATCAAGGTGGGGCCGTTTTTAAAGAGATTACCCAAACTCAAGACTCGCGAGATTTCCCTTATCTCACGGGTATGAGTACCGTTGACGCACAAGCAATTCAGCTCGCGCTTAATTTGAGAGAAAGTTACCAAAAAAAAGGTTTAGATAACGCTTTGCCCATTTCAGAATTGAATTTTGATAAAAATAATGGATTTACCCTCTACCCAGAAAAGAAAAAATATAGTATTAAGATAGGCAGTGACCACTTTGATGATAAATTCCAAAAATTATTTCTTGCATTGGATCAAATTAACCATTCAGATGGTAGCATTAGTTCGGTAGATCTGAACTATTTAGGAAAGATTTTAGTTAAACTCTAA
- a CDS encoding D-alanine--D-alanine ligase translates to MAHFKNKKIGVLLGGLSSEREISLRSGEAVYQALVKLGYDVVKIDVGREAAVQLKTAGIEVAFLALHGRWGEDGVMQGLLEMMGIPYTGSGVLASSLAMDKYLTKEVLLNEGVPLPAHRFLDAQNNTVEEFVKAFDLKFPVIVKPSREGSTLGIEIVQERANLSDALHRGLKYDHRLLVESFIKGVEVTVAILNGKPLPIIEVVPQSGFYDFEAKYTQGKTEYLIPARISATMAAQLQAYSLKSYYKLGCEGVARADFIIHEATPYFLEINTLPGMTATSLVPKAALAMGMSFESLVEAILETAKLKN, encoded by the coding sequence ATGGCACATTTCAAAAATAAAAAAATCGGGGTTTTGTTGGGGGGCTTGTCTTCGGAGCGGGAGATTTCTTTGCGGAGTGGGGAGGCGGTTTATCAGGCCTTGGTGAAATTGGGCTATGATGTTGTCAAAATTGATGTGGGGCGTGAGGCTGCGGTTCAGCTTAAAACAGCTGGGATTGAAGTTGCTTTTTTGGCGCTGCACGGCAGGTGGGGTGAAGATGGGGTTATGCAAGGGCTTTTAGAAATGATGGGCATTCCCTACACGGGGTCTGGTGTTTTGGCCAGCAGCCTTGCCATGGACAAGTATTTAACCAAAGAGGTCTTGCTTAACGAAGGGGTTCCTCTCCCAGCGCATCGGTTTTTAGATGCCCAAAACAATACCGTCGAAGAGTTTGTCAAAGCCTTTGATTTAAAATTTCCCGTGATTGTGAAGCCCTCCCGAGAGGGTTCTACCTTGGGGATTGAAATTGTCCAAGAGAGGGCAAACCTGAGCGATGCCCTGCATCGGGGTTTAAAGTATGACCATCGCCTTTTGGTCGAATCTTTTATTAAGGGGGTTGAGGTTACGGTGGCCATTCTGAACGGTAAGCCCCTTCCTATTATCGAGGTTGTCCCCCAAAGTGGCTTTTATGATTTTGAAGCCAAATATACCCAAGGCAAAACCGAATATCTCATCCCTGCACGAATTTCTGCTACCATGGCTGCACAACTCCAAGCCTACAGTCTTAAATCTTATTACAAACTAGGCTGTGAAGGGGTGGCCCGAGCTGATTTTATTATCCACGAAGCGACCCCCTATTTTTTAGAGATCAACACCTTGCCGGGTATGACAGCAACTTCGTTGGTGCCCAAGGCAGCCCTGGCGATGGGGATGAGTTTTGAAAGTTTAGTAGAAGCTATTTTAGAGACCGCAAAACTAAAAAACTAA
- the murB gene encoding UDP-N-acetylmuramate dehydrogenase has translation MEILSALKALDRVQGPLVGWKEAFMSQLRGEVRVGEPMKNHTSIKIGGRADLLIIPEDLSDLKTGLGLARTYQVPWMVVGLGSNLLVRDGGIRGVVFKLTRALNYFELVEETSEAMWVKVGAGFPLPKVVEFAKNKGLKGLEYLYGIPGNMGGSLKMNAGTTKGEIKNIVEAITFLSEEGKCFTQGANQLKFEYRHLKTPPHALILEARLRLVKGEISEITQRLGDYRKYRHETQPLDVANCGSVFKNPPKQHAARLIEEAGLKDVRVGGARISPKHGNFIVNEGAATASDVLALIALIKDKVREIFDIKLELEVKIVGEG, from the coding sequence ATGGAAATATTATCGGCTCTCAAAGCTTTGGATCGTGTCCAAGGCCCGCTGGTTGGTTGGAAAGAAGCCTTCATGTCACAGCTTCGGGGCGAGGTTCGAGTGGGTGAACCCATGAAAAACCATACCTCGATTAAAATTGGCGGCAGGGCGGATTTGTTGATTATACCCGAAGATTTAAGCGATCTTAAAACGGGTTTAGGTTTGGCTAGAACTTATCAAGTACCCTGGATGGTAGTGGGTTTGGGCAGTAATCTTTTGGTGCGCGATGGCGGCATTCGTGGCGTGGTGTTTAAGCTCACGAGGGCCCTCAATTATTTTGAGTTAGTCGAAGAAACCAGCGAAGCGATGTGGGTTAAAGTGGGTGCCGGGTTTCCACTGCCCAAGGTGGTGGAGTTTGCAAAAAATAAAGGGCTTAAGGGTTTGGAATATCTTTATGGAATTCCCGGAAATATGGGGGGTAGCCTCAAAATGAATGCAGGCACGACCAAGGGTGAAATAAAAAATATTGTTGAGGCCATCACTTTTCTTTCCGAGGAAGGGAAATGTTTTACGCAAGGAGCAAATCAACTTAAATTTGAATATCGGCATTTAAAAACCCCGCCGCATGCGTTGATCCTGGAAGCCAGATTGCGATTAGTAAAGGGAGAAATCTCTGAGATTACCCAACGATTGGGGGATTACCGAAAATATCGTCATGAAACCCAACCCCTAGATGTAGCCAATTGTGGGAGCGTCTTTAAAAACCCCCCTAAACAGCATGCCGCCCGCCTGATCGAAGAGGCGGGTTTAAAAGATGTGCGGGTGGGAGGGGCTCGCATTAGCCCTAAGCATGGCAACTTTATTGTCAATGAGGGGGCTGCTACGGCGAGTGATGTGTTGGCGCTGATTGCGCTCATCAAAGACAAGGTGCGGGAGATTTTTGATATTAAATTAGAATTGGAAGTGAAAATCGTCGGCGAAGGATAA
- a CDS encoding UDP-N-acetylmuramate--L-alanine ligase: MFKRFQNIHFVGIGGIGMSGIAEVLINLGYRVSGSDQKKSKVTSHLKKIGAKIFYGHKASQVQSAHVVVFSSAVKPDNPEVIAAKRLGVPVIPRAEMLAELMRLKYGIAIAGSHGKTTTTSLVGTLLQEGGFDPTLVSGGILNKIRSNARLGKGEYLVAEADESDGSFMKLSPTIAVITNIDPEHMDHYRDFEDLKNTFIDFANQVPFYGYVVACVDHPVVKAILPKITRKVITYAIDSPADFTAKRIQSVGYGQTFEVHFKGNSLGSVTLNLMGRHNVANALAAIAIAIEMDIPFKKIGRGLSQFKGIQRRMQILLDSPDLKVIDDYGHHPQEIKATLCALRESFPKQRIVTLFQPHRYTRTRDLFQEFTQAFTGTDQLYLGKIYAAGEAPIAGISSENLYREIKSKNNLEAYYYEQLEDALVEILAKCGPGDILLTLGAGDITKLGHKIALGLKKKLALEKRV; the protein is encoded by the coding sequence ATGTTTAAGCGATTTCAAAATATTCATTTTGTAGGCATTGGCGGCATTGGCATGAGTGGCATAGCGGAGGTGTTGATCAACTTAGGCTACCGTGTCTCAGGTTCCGACCAAAAAAAATCGAAGGTCACGAGCCATTTAAAAAAAATCGGGGCCAAGATTTTTTATGGGCATAAGGCAAGCCAAGTGCAATCGGCCCATGTGGTGGTTTTTTCTTCGGCGGTAAAACCCGACAATCCGGAAGTGATTGCCGCCAAACGCTTAGGCGTTCCCGTGATTCCCCGAGCCGAGATGTTGGCCGAACTCATGCGATTAAAATATGGCATTGCCATTGCGGGGAGTCATGGCAAAACCACCACCACTTCGTTGGTGGGCACTTTATTACAAGAAGGTGGCTTTGACCCCACGTTGGTGTCGGGGGGCATTCTTAATAAAATTCGTAGCAATGCCAGGCTGGGAAAGGGCGAGTATTTGGTGGCCGAGGCCGATGAGTCAGATGGCTCGTTTATGAAATTATCGCCCACCATTGCGGTGATTACCAACATCGACCCTGAACATATGGATCATTATCGTGATTTCGAAGATTTAAAAAACACCTTCATTGATTTTGCCAACCAGGTGCCTTTTTATGGTTATGTGGTGGCCTGCGTGGATCATCCGGTGGTGAAGGCGATTTTACCCAAGATCACCCGCAAAGTGATTACCTATGCCATCGATAGCCCGGCTGATTTTACGGCTAAACGTATTCAGTCGGTGGGTTATGGCCAAACCTTTGAGGTGCATTTCAAAGGTAATTCGCTGGGCAGTGTGACCCTTAACCTCATGGGGCGACATAATGTGGCCAATGCCCTGGCGGCGATTGCCATTGCCATTGAAATGGACATCCCCTTTAAAAAAATTGGGCGGGGTTTGAGTCAGTTTAAGGGTATTCAACGGCGCATGCAAATTTTATTAGATTCACCTGATCTAAAAGTCATCGACGATTACGGGCATCATCCGCAAGAAATCAAGGCAACTTTGTGTGCCCTACGCGAATCCTTTCCTAAACAAAGAATTGTGACCCTCTTTCAACCGCATCGCTACACCCGAACCCGCGATTTATTCCAAGAATTCACTCAAGCGTTTACGGGGACAGATCAACTTTATTTGGGGAAAATCTATGCGGCGGGTGAGGCACCGATTGCTGGGATTAGTTCAGAAAATCTCTACCGTGAAATTAAATCCAAAAATAATTTAGAGGCCTATTATTACGAACAATTAGAAGATGCCCTCGTGGAGATATTGGCAAAATGTGGGCCGGGAGATATCTTGCTAACTTTAGGGGCGGGCGATATTACTAAGCTTGGCCACAAGATAGCCTTGGGCCTTAAGAAAAAATTGGCACTGGAGAAAAGAGTTTAA
- the murG gene encoding undecaprenyldiphospho-muramoylpentapeptide beta-N-acetylglucosaminyltransferase: MKNPIRIIFAGGGTGGHLYSGIAVAQELKRKYPDAEILFVGTEYGLEKTIVPQEGYELQCIEVAPLKGSSLKRRLKSLAQLPKAFRQSRQIIRQFKPTIVLGIGGYASGPLTLTARWLGIKTAIIEQNAYPGFANRILGKFVHKVFLASKRAASFFKPHKVFVTGNPVRLGFLNDEAARQTSERFTIFVLGGSQGANRLNLAMLGSLLYLHDIKDQLCILHQTGKADFERVKEVYARDNIEAEVFEFIANVKDFYARADLVICRSGAGTITELTMLGKPAILVPYPFAADDHQFYNAMDLVDAGCAEIIYDWDLTGERIAERIKFFMNHPEELAKRSQIAKTLARPMAASDVLEESLNMLSPV, from the coding sequence ATGAAAAATCCGATTCGCATTATATTTGCTGGCGGGGGGACGGGGGGGCACCTTTATTCGGGGATTGCGGTGGCGCAGGAGTTGAAGCGTAAATATCCGGATGCAGAGATTTTATTTGTGGGGACGGAGTATGGGCTCGAAAAAACCATTGTGCCGCAAGAAGGCTATGAACTGCAGTGCATTGAAGTTGCACCCTTGAAGGGGTCAAGTCTCAAGCGTCGCTTAAAAAGTTTGGCTCAATTGCCCAAAGCCTTTCGGCAGTCTCGCCAAATCATCCGACAATTTAAACCCACCATTGTGTTGGGCATTGGAGGTTATGCCAGTGGGCCGCTTACCTTAACGGCCCGGTGGTTGGGCATTAAGACCGCTATTATTGAGCAGAACGCCTACCCTGGTTTTGCCAATCGCATCTTAGGAAAATTTGTGCACAAAGTTTTTTTGGCCTCCAAAAGGGCGGCGAGTTTTTTTAAACCACATAAGGTTTTTGTAACCGGTAATCCGGTGCGCCTGGGGTTTTTGAACGATGAGGCGGCAAGGCAAACCTCTGAGCGGTTTACCATTTTTGTTTTGGGGGGATCGCAAGGGGCCAATCGCCTCAATTTGGCTATGCTTGGGTCTTTGCTTTATCTGCATGACATTAAAGATCAGCTTTGCATTTTGCATCAAACTGGGAAGGCTGATTTTGAGCGAGTAAAAGAGGTGTATGCCCGCGATAACATCGAAGCTGAAGTCTTTGAATTTATTGCCAACGTGAAGGATTTTTATGCCCGGGCAGACCTGGTCATTTGTCGATCGGGGGCTGGCACCATTACAGAGTTGACGATGTTGGGAAAACCCGCCATCTTGGTACCCTATCCCTTTGCGGCCGATGATCATCAATTTTATAATGCCATGGATTTGGTAGATGCGGGTTGTGCCGAGATCATCTATGATTGGGATTTAACCGGGGAACGCATTGCTGAACGCATTAAGTTTTTTATGAATCACCCTGAAGAGTTGGCGAAGAGAAGCCAAATTGCCAAAACGTTGGCGCGCCCCATGGCGGCTAGTGACGTGCTAGAAGAAAGCCTGAATATGCTTTCGCCGGTGTAA
- a CDS encoding DUF1016 domain-containing protein: MKNQLIHYSELLDKIKARIRQGQTRAVLSANAAIIHTYWDIGAMLHNQQLVRGWGTAVIPKLSKDIHNELPQVKGFSERNLNRMIAFYRAYPELHLILPHAVAKLSPVQKLPRAVAKLNRDHWDLIASVPWGHHFLLLEKIKDLSIRFWYMQKTIEQGWGRDVLSLMIKSETHKREGKVISNFSKRLPMSQSDLIQQTLKDPYIFDFMTLEEPFRERELETNLVRHLEKFLVELGQGFAFVGRQYHIDVSEHDFYLDLLFYHLRLRCFVVIDLKKGPFKPDYAGKMNFYCNVIDDYLKHEADNPTIGLILCQDREKVLAEYTLRSIKKPIGVSQYELTRALPKQLKSSLPTIEQIETELSMKRSRKKKSKN, from the coding sequence ATGAAAAATCAGCTCATTCATTACAGCGAACTACTGGACAAGATTAAGGCTAGGATTCGTCAGGGGCAGACTCGTGCTGTGTTGTCAGCGAATGCTGCGATAATCCACACATATTGGGATATCGGTGCTATGCTTCATAACCAGCAATTGGTGAGGGGTTGGGGAACTGCCGTTATCCCGAAACTCTCGAAAGACATTCACAATGAACTCCCGCAGGTCAAAGGTTTTTCCGAGCGCAATCTTAACCGAATGATCGCTTTTTATCGGGCCTATCCTGAGCTTCATCTAATTTTGCCACACGCTGTGGCAAAATTATCCCCTGTTCAAAAATTGCCACGGGCCGTGGCAAAATTGAATCGGGATCACTGGGACTTGATTGCAAGTGTGCCTTGGGGCCATCATTTTTTACTTTTAGAGAAGATCAAAGACCTCTCGATCCGCTTTTGGTACATGCAAAAAACCATCGAGCAAGGTTGGGGTCGTGATGTATTATCCCTCATGATCAAAAGTGAAACGCACAAGCGGGAAGGCAAGGTTATCTCAAATTTCAGCAAACGCTTGCCTATGTCTCAATCCGATCTGATCCAACAAACCCTCAAAGATCCTTACATTTTTGATTTCATGACCCTAGAAGAACCGTTTCGTGAACGAGAACTGGAAACAAACCTGGTTCGGCACCTTGAAAAATTTCTGGTCGAACTCGGGCAAGGTTTTGCCTTTGTTGGTAGGCAATACCATATCGATGTCAGCGAGCATGATTTCTATCTTGACTTGCTTTTCTATCATCTGAGGCTTCGATGTTTTGTGGTCATCGATTTGAAAAAAGGCCCCTTCAAACCGGATTACGCAGGTAAGATGAATTTTTACTGTAATGTCATCGATGATTATTTGAAGCATGAGGCGGACAACCCAACTATTGGGTTAATTCTCTGCCAGGATCGCGAGAAGGTTTTGGCTGAGTATACCCTGCGAAGCATCAAAAAACCTATCGGGGTTTCGCAATACGAGTTGACTCGTGCTTTGCCAAAACAATTGAAAAGCAGTCTGCCGACAATTGAACAAATTGAGACGGAGTTATCTATGAAAAGGAGCCGAAAGAAAAAATCAAAGAATTAA
- the ftsW gene encoding putative lipid II flippase FtsW, giving the protein MEKRVIDYYLMTAVLLLLGIGVLIVYSSSAILSLEKFNDSYHYLKKEVLFAVLGLGLMVVFMSIDYHLYWKFIYPILFFILLALFLIFVPGLGHSAGGAQRWVKLAGFTFQPSELTKIGVVLFLAYTLAKKKEKMEDFLIGFLPAIVISMLFAGIILLQKDLGTALTITLVVMVMLFVGGTRFRYLGYALLAAVPLLYFMIFSVEYRRKRILAFLDPWEHKSDAGFQIIQSYVAFNSGGLWGQGLGEGKQKLFYLPAAHTDFIFSVIGEELGLIGVLFVIGLFFFLMIRGFKIAFKAPDLFGTYIALGITSLIIIQALFNFGVTLGILPTKGLPLPFISHGGTSLIVMMVLVGILLNISSQANQRS; this is encoded by the coding sequence ATGGAAAAACGAGTCATCGATTATTATCTCATGACAGCAGTCTTGTTGCTTTTGGGGATTGGCGTGCTCATCGTTTATTCTTCGAGCGCCATTCTTTCCCTCGAAAAATTCAATGACAGTTATCATTATCTCAAAAAAGAAGTTTTGTTTGCCGTTTTGGGCCTGGGTTTGATGGTTGTTTTCATGAGCATCGACTATCATCTTTATTGGAAATTTATTTATCCCATTTTATTTTTTATTCTATTGGCACTTTTTCTGATTTTCGTTCCGGGCCTGGGGCATTCGGCCGGGGGCGCGCAGCGTTGGGTGAAGTTAGCCGGGTTTACCTTTCAACCCTCCGAGCTAACTAAAATAGGGGTGGTCTTATTTTTGGCTTACACGCTAGCCAAGAAAAAAGAAAAAATGGAAGATTTTCTGATTGGGTTTTTGCCAGCCATTGTCATTTCAATGTTGTTTGCCGGTATTATTTTATTACAAAAAGATTTGGGTACCGCCCTTACTATAACCCTCGTGGTGATGGTGATGCTCTTTGTGGGTGGAACGCGCTTTCGTTATTTGGGTTATGCCTTGCTTGCCGCGGTGCCGCTTTTATATTTTATGATTTTTTCAGTGGAATATCGGCGTAAACGCATCTTGGCTTTTTTAGACCCTTGGGAACATAAGTCCGACGCGGGTTTTCAGATCATTCAATCTTATGTTGCCTTTAACTCCGGGGGTTTATGGGGTCAAGGTTTAGGCGAGGGCAAACAAAAACTTTTTTATTTGCCAGCGGCTCATACCGATTTTATTTTTTCAGTCATTGGAGAAGAGCTAGGCCTTATTGGGGTGTTATTTGTCATTGGGTTATTTTTCTTTCTCATGATTCGAGGCTTCAAAATTGCTTTTAAAGCGCCCGATCTTTTCGGTACTTATATTGCGTTGGGGATTACCTCCCTCATTATAATCCAAGCCCTATTCAATTTTGGGGTCACCCTGGGTATCCTGCCTACGAAGGGATTGCCTTTACCCTTCATCAGTCACGGTGGCACCTCGCTTATCGTGATGATGGTTTTGGTAGGAATCTTGCTAAATATCAGCAGCCAAGCTAATCAACGCTCATGA
- the murD gene encoding UDP-N-acetylmuramoyl-L-alanine--D-glutamate ligase — translation MRIAVLGLGKVGVSLAEHFIASGNEVIGIDDKPEVRQLSEAAQQLKIKFYLAGAAPLLSEIDEVYISPGVSHDHPFAAQARAQGVKLQGELDLGAALTKAPIIAITGTNGKSTTTMLIGHILEQAKLKVRMGGNLGTPFLDLVKNSSDVDWLVVEVSSFQLELAQKFKPRISVLLNITDDHYDRHAGIDAYTQAKAKVFSNQTAENYLIYNADDLQVLKAVKGAKATLVPFSSIRKVEGAYEDKGKLTFSYRGKQAAWDLSKVQLKGVHNLENMLAAVAATSLAGIEPACIQTALESFRGLPHRLEFVRKVGGVEFYDDSKGTNVGAVVMSLASFEQDVVLIAGGRDKGGDYSPLKALVKNKCRGVVVLGEAAPLIARALEGYCQIERVKSMEEAVQKANQLAKGCGYVLLSPACSSFDMYRDYHERGNDFRRCVDRL, via the coding sequence ATGAGAATTGCCGTTCTGGGTTTGGGCAAGGTTGGTGTTTCGTTAGCCGAGCATTTTATTGCCTCGGGGAATGAAGTGATCGGCATTGATGATAAGCCAGAGGTGCGTCAATTGTCTGAAGCTGCTCAACAATTGAAGATCAAATTTTATTTAGCAGGCGCGGCTCCGCTTTTATCGGAGATCGATGAGGTTTATATCAGCCCCGGGGTTTCACATGATCATCCCTTCGCGGCGCAGGCTCGGGCGCAAGGTGTGAAGTTGCAAGGCGAGCTTGATTTAGGCGCGGCCTTAACCAAAGCCCCCATTATTGCGATCACGGGTACCAATGGCAAAAGCACCACCACCATGCTCATTGGGCATATCCTCGAACAAGCCAAGCTTAAAGTACGGATGGGAGGTAATTTAGGCACACCTTTTCTCGATTTAGTTAAAAATTCTTCAGATGTGGATTGGTTAGTGGTTGAAGTTTCGAGTTTTCAACTCGAGCTAGCCCAAAAATTTAAACCCAGAATTTCAGTTTTGCTCAATATCACCGATGATCACTACGATCGTCATGCCGGGATCGATGCCTACACGCAAGCCAAGGCCAAGGTTTTTTCGAATCAAACCGCCGAAAATTATTTGATTTATAATGCCGACGATTTGCAGGTGCTCAAGGCCGTGAAAGGTGCCAAGGCAACGCTGGTGCCTTTTAGCAGTATTCGTAAAGTAGAAGGGGCCTACGAAGACAAAGGCAAACTCACTTTTTCTTATCGCGGGAAGCAAGCTGCTTGGGATTTATCAAAAGTTCAACTTAAAGGTGTGCACAATTTAGAAAATATGTTGGCAGCCGTGGCGGCGACCAGCCTGGCGGGAATAGAACCAGCTTGCATTCAAACCGCCTTAGAAAGTTTTCGTGGGCTGCCGCATCGTTTGGAATTTGTTCGGAAGGTAGGAGGGGTTGAGTTTTATGATGATTCCAAGGGCACGAATGTAGGTGCGGTCGTGATGTCGCTCGCCAGTTTTGAGCAAGATGTGGTATTAATAGCAGGTGGCAGGGATAAGGGTGGCGATTATTCACCGCTTAAGGCCTTGGTAAAAAATAAATGTCGCGGGGTAGTGGTGCTAGGTGAAGCGGCCCCTTTGATTGCCCGTGCATTGGAGGGTTATTGCCAAATTGAAAGGGTCAAAAGCATGGAAGAAGCCGTTCAAAAAGCCAACCAATTGGCTAAAGGCTGCGGCTATGTTTTGTTGTCTCCGGCTTGTTCTAGCTTTGATATGTATCGAGATTATCACGAACGGGGTAATGATTTTAGGCGTTGCGTAGATCGTTTGTAG
- a CDS encoding phospho-N-acetylmuramoyl-pentapeptide-transferase → MFYEFLFPLGEEFPLFNVLKYISVRTVGGFFTGLLIFMIFGKKFIRFLIAHEVGQFIRGEGPKSHFEKKGTPTMGGVLISIAGLVSTLLWGDLHNSYVWLVVSVFIFFGFIGFLDDYKKQVKKENQGLDGKTKLLLQLTFAFVVGFIMVAFLDFSTELNVPFFKNFHPDLKGFYILMAVFVIVGSSNAVNLTDGLDGLVAMPNIVAFITYGIFVYVIGNYKLAGYLQVPFVKGVGELAIFCGAIAGAVMGFLWFNSYPAELFMGDVGSLSIGASLGTVALLAKAEILLVLVGGIFVLETVSVITQVISFKLTGKRVFRMAPLHHHYELKGWAEPKVITRFWIISFLLALMALATLKIR, encoded by the coding sequence ATGTTTTATGAATTTCTCTTCCCCTTGGGGGAAGAATTTCCTCTTTTCAATGTATTAAAATATATCTCCGTACGTACGGTGGGGGGATTTTTTACCGGGCTACTCATTTTCATGATTTTTGGAAAAAAATTCATTCGATTTTTAATTGCCCATGAAGTGGGGCAGTTCATTCGTGGCGAAGGGCCTAAGTCTCATTTTGAAAAAAAGGGGACACCCACCATGGGCGGGGTTTTGATTTCAATAGCGGGCTTAGTCTCTACCCTATTATGGGGGGATCTTCATAATTCTTATGTTTGGTTAGTGGTGTCGGTATTTATTTTTTTTGGGTTCATTGGGTTTTTAGACGATTACAAAAAGCAGGTTAAAAAAGAAAACCAGGGCCTGGATGGAAAAACCAAATTGCTTTTGCAACTCACCTTTGCCTTTGTGGTTGGGTTTATCATGGTGGCCTTTTTAGATTTTTCCACCGAACTCAACGTGCCTTTTTTCAAAAATTTTCATCCTGACTTAAAAGGGTTTTATATTCTAATGGCCGTGTTTGTCATTGTGGGTTCCAGCAATGCCGTGAATCTAACCGATGGGCTCGACGGCCTGGTGGCAATGCCCAATATCGTGGCATTTATTACTTATGGGATTTTTGTATATGTCATTGGTAATTATAAGTTGGCGGGCTATTTGCAGGTTCCTTTTGTTAAAGGGGTGGGCGAATTGGCCATCTTTTGTGGTGCCATTGCAGGTGCGGTAATGGGGTTTCTTTGGTTCAATTCTTATCCAGCGGAATTATTTATGGGTGATGTGGGGTCTTTGTCCATTGGGGCATCTTTGGGAACGGTGGCTTTATTAGCTAAGGCCGAAATCTTGTTAGTGTTGGTAGGGGGAATCTTTGTGTTGGAAACCGTTTCGGTGATTACGCAGGTTATTTCTTTTAAATTGACGGGGAAACGTGTTTTTCGCATGGCCCCCTTGCATCATCATTATGAATTAAAGGGTTGGGCCGAGCCTAAAGTCATTACCCGTTTTTGGATTATTAGTTTTTTATTAGCCTTAATGGCATTGGCAACTTTAAAGATTCGATAA